In Tepidanaerobacter syntrophicus, the following are encoded in one genomic region:
- a CDS encoding late competence development ComFB family protein, producing MEQNSEFKLKNYMEDIVALLLEELMRDRDICKCEHCRLDIMAIALNNLPTKYVVTKKGEVYAKTDLLNRQYRTDVIIQLLKAMDIVSRNPHHE from the coding sequence ATGGAGCAAAATAGCGAATTCAAGTTAAAAAACTATATGGAAGATATCGTTGCTTTACTTTTAGAAGAGCTTATGAGAGATAGGGATATTTGCAAGTGCGAGCATTGCCGTCTTGATATTATGGCCATTGCGTTAAATAATTTGCCGACAAAGTATGTGGTAACTAAGAAAGGCGAAGTATATGCCAAAACAGATCTTTTAAATAGGCAATACCGCACTGATGTTATTATACAGCTGCTAAAAGCAATGGATATTGTTTCCAGGAACCCACATCATGAGTAA
- a CDS encoding DUF2273 domain-containing protein, giving the protein MIILNFLQELWAEHRNEIIGCIIGVLIGIMILAVGFLKTLFIVLCGAIGYYVGKYLSGDKDIREKVNNIFHSAKR; this is encoded by the coding sequence GTGATAATATTGAACTTCTTGCAAGAATTATGGGCCGAGCATCGCAATGAGATAATCGGTTGCATAATCGGTGTTCTAATTGGTATAATGATACTTGCAGTCGGATTTTTGAAAACTTTATTTATTGTATTATGCGGTGCTATAGGATATTATGTTGGCAAATATCTAAGTGGCGACAAAGATATTAGGGAAAAAGTAAATAATATTTTTCATTCCGCAAAAAGATGA
- a CDS encoding Asp23/Gls24 family envelope stress response protein, producing the protein MSADQNFDSEKGSIKISDDVISVIAGLAATEVEGVAGMSGGVVGDITEILGRKNLSKGVKVAVNDKNVTVDLYIIVDYGVRIPEVAWNIQENVKKAIENMTGLSVTDVNIHVQGVSFGLPAEKENDSK; encoded by the coding sequence ATGAGTGCAGATCAGAATTTTGACAGCGAAAAAGGTTCTATAAAAATTTCCGATGATGTAATTAGTGTTATAGCCGGCCTTGCTGCTACAGAAGTAGAAGGAGTAGCAGGTATGAGCGGCGGTGTTGTAGGAGATATTACTGAAATTTTAGGACGTAAGAATTTGTCAAAAGGTGTAAAAGTCGCGGTAAACGATAAAAATGTTACTGTTGATTTGTATATTATCGTGGATTATGGCGTAAGGATACCTGAGGTTGCATGGAATATTCAAGAAAATGTTAAAAAGGCTATTGAAAATATGACTGGATTGTCTGTGACAGATGTAAATATTCATGTGCAAGGTGTAAGCTTTGGTCTTCCTGCTGAAAAAGAAAATGACAGTAAATAA
- a CDS encoding prepilin-type N-terminal cleavage/methylation domain-containing protein — translation MIYDYKDCRGYTLIELVVVISLLGLLAGIALPDFKKNAANSDLKTAAFELAENIRLAQQKSMVEGIPYKIVIDLERGDNYQILAGKYGKFVKLPKNVIFSWTSYTNVGKTIIFGPSGAPNQGGTIALTNGDDTIYVIVSVATGRVRIDKIPPRI, via the coding sequence ATGATATATGACTATAAAGATTGCAGAGGATATACTTTAATTGAATTAGTTGTTGTCATATCATTACTCGGATTATTGGCCGGTATAGCACTTCCTGATTTTAAGAAAAACGCCGCAAATTCTGATCTTAAAACAGCTGCTTTTGAACTTGCAGAAAACATTCGCCTAGCACAGCAAAAATCTATGGTCGAAGGCATACCATATAAAATAGTAATAGACCTGGAACGTGGAGATAATTATCAAATACTTGCCGGCAAATACGGTAAATTTGTAAAACTACCGAAAAATGTAATTTTTAGCTGGACCAGCTATACAAATGTCGGCAAAACTATAATATTTGGCCCATCGGGAGCGCCTAATCAAGGAGGCACCATAGCACTGACAAATGGAGATGATACAATTTATGTAATAGTTTCTGTAGCAACAGGGAGGGTGAGAATTGATAAAATACCTCCAAGAATCTAA
- a CDS encoding GspE/PulE family protein produces the protein MTGGKRLEDFLSEKGYITTAELKKIKKIQLSNGKRLSEVIADEDLISEGKLAEILAIATGIPQVSLSRLYISQNVIDLVPEDIARKHTILPIEKDGNSLVIAVSDPYNIFAVDDVKFASGCDIRIVIASKTEIQKAIDTYYKSYSNFKIKETAHTKKELKDAEKVPVVKLVDTIIYQAVKKNASDIHIEPQEKNVRIRYRVDGELVSVMFFDKILLQSVIARIKIMAKLDITKKRIPQDGSFNLEIDDNLIDIRVSTIPTTKGEKAVLRILNRDKFLRNIDQLGFSDRQKEQIYRMLSFPYGMILVCGPTGCGKTTTLYSMINYLNKPNQNIVTLEDPVEYALSGINQIQINPKSGITFATGLRAILRQDPNIIMVGEIRDKETADIAVRAALTGHLVFSTLHTNNALGAITRLLDMGVESYLLASCLVGVISQRLVRKICPICKEKFKASKYEASYLDINDNKEHYIFKGKECEACNFTGYKGRTVVGEIFEVSSPYRELISKRATLKEIESLLYANGYDSMESSAASLVKNGITTLEEMMRVVF, from the coding sequence GTGACGGGTGGAAAAAGACTCGAGGATTTTTTATCAGAAAAGGGTTATATTACGACAGCCGAATTGAAAAAGATTAAAAAAATACAACTTTCGAACGGCAAAAGATTAAGTGAAGTAATCGCAGATGAAGATTTGATTTCCGAGGGAAAATTAGCTGAAATTTTAGCAATTGCTACAGGGATACCGCAAGTGAGCTTAAGCAGGCTTTATATCAGTCAAAATGTAATTGACTTGGTGCCTGAAGATATTGCCAGAAAACATACTATCTTACCTATTGAAAAAGATGGCAACTCTTTAGTAATAGCAGTAAGTGACCCTTACAATATATTTGCCGTAGATGATGTAAAATTTGCCAGCGGCTGCGATATTAGAATTGTTATAGCATCAAAAACTGAAATACAAAAAGCCATAGATACTTATTACAAATCATATTCTAATTTTAAAATCAAAGAAACAGCACATACCAAAAAAGAGCTAAAGGATGCTGAAAAAGTTCCTGTTGTAAAACTGGTAGATACCATAATATACCAAGCAGTCAAAAAGAACGCCAGCGATATTCATATTGAACCTCAAGAAAAGAATGTTCGTATAAGATATAGAGTTGACGGAGAGCTTGTTTCAGTAATGTTCTTTGATAAAATCTTACTGCAATCAGTGATAGCAAGAATTAAGATAATGGCAAAGCTTGACATTACAAAAAAGAGGATTCCCCAAGATGGAAGCTTTAATTTAGAAATAGACGACAATCTGATTGATATAAGGGTATCCACTATTCCTACAACAAAAGGCGAGAAAGCTGTTCTTAGAATATTAAATCGCGACAAGTTTTTGCGAAATATAGATCAGCTTGGATTTAGCGATAGACAAAAAGAGCAGATTTACAGAATGTTGAGTTTTCCTTATGGCATGATTCTAGTATGCGGACCTACCGGGTGCGGTAAAACTACAACTCTTTATTCTATGATAAATTATTTAAATAAGCCAAATCAAAATATAGTTACATTGGAAGATCCGGTAGAATATGCACTTTCCGGCATCAACCAAATACAGATTAATCCTAAAAGCGGAATAACCTTTGCCACAGGTTTGAGAGCTATTCTAAGGCAAGACCCAAATATCATCATGGTCGGAGAGATAAGAGATAAAGAAACGGCGGATATTGCAGTTAGAGCAGCACTCACCGGCCACCTTGTTTTTTCTACGTTACATACAAATAATGCATTAGGAGCTATTACCAGACTTTTAGATATGGGGGTAGAATCTTATCTTCTGGCTTCATGCCTTGTAGGAGTTATTTCGCAGCGATTAGTTCGCAAAATTTGTCCCATATGCAAAGAAAAGTTCAAGGCATCAAAATATGAAGCATCTTATCTGGATATAAATGATAATAAAGAGCATTACATCTTTAAGGGAAAAGAATGCGAGGCTTGTAATTTTACGGGTTATAAAGGCCGGACAGTAGTCGGAGAGATTTTTGAAGTTTCATCTCCTTATCGGGAACTCATATCAAAAAGGGCAACTTTGAAAGAAATTGAAAGTTTATTATATGCTAATGGCTATGATTCAATGGAATCTAGCGCAGCATCATTAGTTAAAAATGGTATTACCACGCTCGAAGAAATGATGCGTGTTGTCTTTTGA
- a CDS encoding type IV pilus modification PilV family protein, producing MIKYLQESNEKGSTLIEIIVAVTLLSLMTIPFCGLFSQSVKSNRRTEEMMLATALAQDTIEELKSFSFEELLKKLTYQQKDIVKLDNYSFARSIKYLVKNENLLMITVTIKGDNQEVEVATYRGKY from the coding sequence TTGATAAAATACCTCCAAGAATCTAACGAAAAAGGTTCGACGCTTATCGAAATAATAGTTGCTGTAACACTACTTTCTTTGATGACAATTCCATTTTGCGGACTTTTTTCTCAAAGCGTAAAATCAAATAGAAGAACAGAGGAGATGATGCTGGCCACGGCTTTGGCGCAAGATACAATAGAGGAGTTAAAATCGTTTTCTTTTGAGGAACTGCTTAAAAAACTTACGTATCAACAAAAAGACATTGTAAAATTAGATAATTATAGTTTTGCACGAAGCATAAAATATCTGGTAAAAAATGAAAATCTGTTGATGATAACTGTAACAATAAAGGGAGATAACCAGGAGGTAGAAGTTGCAACATATCGGGGAAAATACTGA
- a CDS encoding PilN domain-containing protein: protein MHKLNLMPSEMLTKMSRKTRRPIFVFGACIFILLFLSSTVLINRSNDLLKEEIRSVHKDILEIKKTGEFELTPEDLNKRQNAYKDLSKTKIYYARKIDELVKVVPDSVSIISLKAGEDRLLNFYCHAVDNASVAEAMENFANAEDVSDIQLGFVRRQEAKSEFTANYDFELLVELAKD, encoded by the coding sequence ATGCACAAGTTAAATCTTATGCCATCAGAAATGTTAACAAAAATGTCTAGAAAAACTCGCCGCCCAATTTTTGTTTTCGGAGCATGCATTTTTATTTTATTGTTCCTGTCTTCTACCGTTCTCATAAATAGATCTAACGATTTGCTCAAAGAGGAAATTAGAAGTGTTCATAAAGACATCCTGGAGATTAAAAAAACTGGAGAATTTGAACTTACGCCAGAGGATTTAAATAAAAGACAAAATGCATACAAAGATTTGTCTAAAACCAAAATATATTATGCCCGCAAAATAGATGAGCTTGTAAAAGTGGTACCTGATAGTGTTTCCATAATTTCCTTAAAAGCCGGTGAAGACAGATTGCTCAACTTCTATTGCCATGCTGTTGATAACGCATCTGTGGCAGAAGCTATGGAGAATTTCGCAAATGCCGAAGATGTTTCAGATATTCAATTAGGATTTGTTCGCCGCCAGGAAGCGAAAAGCGAATTTACGGCAAATTATGATTTTGAATTACTTGTAGAACTTGCTAAGGATTGA
- a CDS encoding YqeG family HAD IIIA-type phosphatase yields the protein MLELFCPDLYIENIYKLDLNYLKKKNIRGILIDIDNTLLPWNSADIDNKLINWVNLCKEEGFLLCIISNNTASRIRVCANKLGIPAVSGHYKPLKRAFKEGLNILGTKPEETAAIGDQIFTDILGAKRSGLFAILVKPIGDKEFFGTKIIRKFEGLILKYMERKNLIFLNRY from the coding sequence ATATCTATAAATTAGATTTAAACTATTTAAAGAAAAAAAATATCAGAGGAATACTTATAGACATTGACAATACTCTACTTCCGTGGAATTCAGCAGATATTGACAATAAGCTGATAAATTGGGTGAATTTATGTAAAGAAGAGGGATTCCTTCTATGCATTATTTCTAACAATACTGCAAGCCGCATAAGAGTGTGTGCGAATAAGCTGGGGATTCCCGCAGTATCAGGCCACTATAAGCCGCTTAAAAGAGCTTTTAAGGAAGGCTTGAATATACTAGGTACTAAGCCGGAAGAAACGGCAGCTATTGGCGATCAAATATTTACCGATATTTTAGGCGCAAAACGCAGTGGGCTATTTGCAATTTTAGTAAAGCCGATAGGCGATAAGGAATTTTTTGGAACTAAGATTATCCGAAAATTTGAAGGCCTAATCTTAAAATATATGGAAAGGAAGAATCTGATTTTTCTTAATCGGTATTAA
- a CDS encoding type II secretion system F family protein yields the protein MSLYYYKGKNFAGSKTIGMVEAESDYAVAKKIKNDGYIPVKIKSIDKNSFIYILAALFNRITFFELAIFCRHLAIMLDSGVSIVESLSSIAKQTKNSKLHKIIMNISRQVERGSSLSDSCKNYPYAFSDVFISAIEAGEISGNLSEALQLLSEYYSSNSKQSEKIKNALTYPAILGVASIGTIIFLSTKVLPVYANIFSSAGVQLPRVTRILISVSSNMVEFCLGILIFLSSIFFITLQSKKSFSIACRIDELKLSIPLIGKLIKNETSAQVIKLLNILVSSGIPILKALEISMGTVKNQFIKKELYAVWEGLKQGKNLAGLMPDNIFSPLALEMIFIGEESGNLAEMLDKAASFYEEEVKILSDKITVLIEPVMIIFMTILVSFIVISVVIPMFDVYNLF from the coding sequence ATGTCACTTTACTATTATAAAGGCAAAAATTTTGCCGGCAGCAAGACAATTGGCATGGTAGAGGCAGAAAGCGATTACGCAGTTGCAAAAAAGATAAAAAACGACGGTTACATACCTGTTAAGATTAAAAGCATAGACAAAAACAGTTTTATATATATTTTAGCAGCTCTTTTTAATAGAATAACTTTTTTTGAACTTGCAATATTTTGCAGACACCTTGCAATTATGCTCGATTCAGGTGTTAGTATTGTAGAAAGCCTTAGCTCTATAGCAAAACAGACAAAAAATAGTAAATTGCACAAGATTATTATGAATATAAGCCGACAAGTAGAGCGCGGCAGCTCCCTTTCTGACTCCTGCAAAAACTACCCATATGCATTTTCTGATGTTTTCATTTCCGCTATTGAAGCCGGGGAGATATCAGGAAATTTAAGCGAGGCGTTACAGTTATTATCTGAATATTATTCAAGTAATTCAAAGCAAAGTGAGAAAATAAAAAACGCACTGACATACCCTGCAATATTAGGCGTTGCATCAATCGGGACAATCATTTTCCTATCAACCAAAGTTTTGCCGGTCTACGCTAACATATTTTCATCGGCCGGAGTGCAACTACCTAGAGTTACTCGGATTCTTATATCGGTAAGTTCAAATATGGTAGAATTTTGCTTGGGCATCCTTATTTTTTTATCTTCAATATTTTTTATTACTCTGCAATCCAAGAAGTCGTTTTCTATTGCATGCCGTATAGATGAATTAAAACTTTCAATTCCTTTGATAGGTAAGCTCATAAAAAACGAAACCTCTGCGCAGGTAATAAAGCTGCTAAATATTTTGGTATCTAGTGGAATACCTATTTTAAAAGCACTGGAAATTTCAATGGGCACTGTAAAGAATCAGTTTATTAAAAAAGAGCTATATGCCGTATGGGAGGGGCTGAAACAAGGGAAAAATTTAGCCGGTCTCATGCCTGATAATATTTTTTCTCCCCTGGCATTAGAAATGATATTTATAGGGGAGGAATCAGGGAATCTTGCAGAAATGCTAGATAAAGCAGCCTCTTTTTACGAAGAGGAAGTTAAGATCCTTTCCGACAAGATAACTGTCCTTATTGAACCTGTAATGATAATATTTATGACGATTTTAGTCTCATTTATAGTGATTTCGGTTGTAATTCCCATGTTTGATGTTTACAATTTATTTTAA
- the pilO gene encoding type 4a pilus biogenesis protein PilO yields MKFKFLSLKKYLKRSEDNLVVLTTICLLVCAFYFVLYPKLIRNRDLKSQLEEALNTKTEYINIYENDAHLAQKAEKCIPKNKEIPKFLKDIERWSNDKQVKIVSIYPDQTRIEHIGNSEINVIPIEISAEGIYEVLLEFLDEMENYSRFLKVEELSLEAIDSLPLDSFTLCKLTARISLYYL; encoded by the coding sequence TTGAAATTTAAATTTTTAAGTTTAAAGAAATATCTTAAAAGATCTGAAGACAACCTGGTAGTTTTGACAACCATTTGCCTTCTTGTATGTGCATTTTATTTTGTGCTATATCCGAAATTGATAAGGAATCGAGACTTAAAATCACAACTGGAAGAAGCTTTAAACACTAAAACAGAGTACATTAATATCTATGAAAACGATGCACACTTAGCTCAAAAAGCTGAAAAATGCATCCCTAAAAATAAGGAGATTCCTAAGTTTCTCAAGGACATCGAAAGATGGAGCAACGATAAGCAGGTAAAGATAGTTTCGATTTACCCAGACCAGACAAGAATAGAACACATAGGGAATTCCGAAATAAATGTTATTCCTATAGAAATTAGCGCCGAAGGCATTTACGAGGTTTTGCTGGAATTTTTAGATGAGATGGAGAACTATTCTAGATTCTTAAAGGTTGAAGAATTAAGCTTGGAGGCTATTGATAGTCTGCCGCTTGATTCATTTACATTATGCAAACTTACCGCAAGAATAAGCCTTTATTATCTTTGA
- the efp gene encoding elongation factor P — translation MISTNDLRTGVTVEIDGEVYTVVDFQHVKPGKGAAFVRTKIKNVKTGQVFEKTFRAGEKLNRAIIERKNMQYLYSEGDVYHFMDTKTFEQVPLTKDQLGDAVNYLKENMEVVVTFYDGAPIGVEMPTFVELTVTQTEPGFKGDTATGGSKPATLETGAVVQVPLFIEIGDVVRIDTRTGEYLSRV, via the coding sequence TTGATATCAACTAATGATTTAAGAACCGGTGTTACTGTAGAGATTGACGGAGAAGTGTATACAGTAGTAGATTTTCAACATGTAAAACCAGGAAAAGGCGCTGCTTTCGTCAGGACAAAAATCAAAAATGTTAAGACGGGACAAGTCTTTGAAAAAACTTTTAGAGCAGGCGAAAAACTTAACCGAGCTATAATAGAAAGAAAAAATATGCAGTATTTGTATTCCGAAGGCGATGTATATCACTTTATGGATACAAAAACCTTTGAGCAGGTTCCGCTTACAAAGGACCAATTAGGTGATGCGGTTAATTATTTAAAGGAAAATATGGAGGTTGTTGTAACTTTTTATGACGGAGCTCCTATAGGAGTTGAAATGCCAACTTTTGTTGAGCTTACGGTCACTCAGACAGAACCTGGGTTCAAAGGAGATACAGCAACAGGCGGTTCTAAGCCTGCAACCCTTGAAACTGGAGCAGTAGTCCAGGTGCCGCTTTTTATTGAGATCGGCGATGTTGTAAGGATAGATACGAGAACAGGAGAATACTTAAGTAGAGTATAA
- the nusB gene encoding transcription antitermination factor NusB, translating into MSRKTAREQAFKILFAIDVGENTIEEAMEIAIPSLNDQGQKKFVLDEVNGVLNNLESIDEIINKYSGDWKVNRMASSDRNILRIAIYEILYRDDIPASVSINEAVEIAKKYSDEKSYKFINGLLGSVVREYESK; encoded by the coding sequence TTGAGTAGGAAAACCGCACGAGAACAAGCTTTTAAAATACTCTTTGCAATTGATGTAGGAGAGAATACAATTGAAGAAGCAATGGAAATTGCTATCCCTTCTTTAAATGATCAAGGACAGAAAAAATTTGTTCTTGATGAGGTCAATGGTGTTTTGAACAATTTGGAATCTATAGACGAGATTATAAATAAGTATTCCGGCGATTGGAAAGTTAATCGCATGGCTTCTTCGGACAGGAATATTCTAAGGATTGCGATATATGAAATTCTCTATAGAGATGACATACCTGCAAGTGTCTCAATAAATGAAGCTGTTGAAATAGCAAAAAAATACAGTGATGAAAAGTCTTATAAATTTATAAATGGCCTTTTAGGATCGGTAGTCAGAGAATATGAAAGCAAATAA
- a CDS encoding CD1247 N-terminal domain-containing protein, with translation MRDVSLKVSYLKGLVDGLDIEDAKTKRAITEIINVMSDIAEAVDDLEVMMEDTQEYMESIDEDLGELESEVYGDDEDYDDYEDDEDYEFDDEGFIEVDCPNCHEVVYIDKDFIEDNKAECPNCNAVIDIEQ, from the coding sequence ATGCGTGATGTCAGCTTAAAAGTATCTTATTTAAAAGGACTGGTAGATGGTCTTGATATTGAGGATGCAAAAACAAAAAGAGCCATAACAGAAATAATAAATGTAATGAGCGATATAGCAGAAGCAGTTGATGATCTAGAAGTGATGATGGAAGATACTCAAGAATATATGGAGAGTATTGATGAAGATCTTGGCGAGTTAGAGTCAGAAGTATACGGTGATGATGAAGATTACGACGATTATGAGGATGACGAGGACTACGAATTCGATGATGAAGGGTTTATCGAAGTCGATTGTCCAAATTGCCACGAAGTAGTATATATAGATAAAGATTTTATAGAAGACAATAAAGCAGAATGCCCGAATTGCAACGCAGTAATAGATATAGAGCAGTAA
- the amaP gene encoding alkaline shock response membrane anchor protein AmaP → MNFFDRFLLAIYSLVFSLVSIAVIMFSLKTIRFEYAIAGLTLLYGRTEALATGIVLLLIGIRFLFYSLKSNKKVRETIIKSDELGKIAITLDAVESLVLKVIKDNENIKDSTIIVKRQDKGVSIILKLVVNYDVVIPDIAAELQNTIKNYIETTAGVPVSDIQINITNISNQSKPKASK, encoded by the coding sequence ATGAATTTTTTTGATAGATTTTTACTTGCTATTTATTCCTTGGTTTTTTCTCTAGTTTCTATAGCCGTAATTATGTTTTCCTTAAAAACAATAAGATTCGAATATGCAATTGCGGGTTTAACTCTTTTATATGGACGAACCGAAGCGTTGGCAACAGGCATTGTTTTACTTCTAATTGGAATAAGATTTTTGTTTTACAGCCTAAAATCAAATAAAAAAGTTCGAGAAACGATAATAAAAAGTGATGAATTAGGAAAAATTGCTATTACGCTTGACGCAGTAGAAAGCTTAGTTCTTAAAGTTATTAAAGATAATGAGAATATAAAGGATTCAACTATAATTGTAAAAAGACAAGACAAGGGCGTATCAATAATATTGAAACTTGTTGTAAATTATGATGTTGTAATACCTGATATAGCTGCAGAACTTCAAAATACTATTAAAAACTATATAGAAACTACTGCGGGTGTTCCGGTAAGTGATATCCAGATAAATATAACTAATATTTCTAATCAGTCCAAACCGAAAGCTTCAAAATGA
- a CDS encoding prepilin-type N-terminal cleavage/methylation domain-containing protein — MQHIGENTDSRDGFTLIELILSLGLLSLVLTTAFMLYSSGQKSYDSENAKIFDSQNIRQAFLWLSTTVKQAKTIESLSENEIKIISGSGEKIIYYFSNGVLYRKKNNGVNPVAELGQVSFSRSGKHSVEIFLKAKNSNSVLTTKLTPFGLWVN; from the coding sequence TTGCAACATATCGGGGAAAATACTGACAGCAGAGATGGTTTTACTCTTATTGAACTTATTCTTTCTTTAGGACTTTTAAGCCTTGTGCTTACCACGGCTTTTATGCTTTACAGCAGCGGACAAAAGTCCTACGATAGCGAAAATGCCAAGATTTTTGACAGTCAAAATATCAGACAAGCCTTTTTGTGGCTTTCAACTACCGTAAAGCAGGCCAAAACCATTGAGTCACTATCGGAAAATGAGATAAAAATAATAAGCGGCAGTGGCGAGAAAATTATATATTACTTTAGTAATGGAGTGCTTTATCGAAAAAAGAACAATGGAGTAAATCCTGTGGCTGAATTAGGCCAAGTAAGTTTTAGTCGATCAGGAAAACATTCTGTAGAAATTTTTTTAAAAGCGAAAAACAGCAATTCTGTGTTAACAACAAAACTTACGCCTTTTGGCTTATGGGTAAATTAA
- the pilM gene encoding type IV pilus biogenesis protein PilM, producing MLQSSLHTGIDIGAKDIKIANVTINRRSYFVKNFYKIENPIGKLIPETPLEKSIMNKCFIEIKDIFSGKIIIGISSKYALFRQIQLPRLSKRELKEAIFWETQEFLATFGMKFISDYEVLYHGKNTCSILIAAVPEGIAKNYAKIALDAGIFPNSLDVYPLANACVIQVQKNYDPIAIIDLDFDYSEITILNDGEIILVRNLDFFNINEADKQADWENIDSFPMSYKNFIIEISRTFEFYMRNGGQKIEKIVIAGEGSKSKYCKAVLEKHFHVEVFMGAEFAVDHISANIKLNSDILDYFSAIGLALRGR from the coding sequence ATGCTGCAAAGTTCGCTACATACAGGAATAGACATTGGAGCAAAAGATATAAAAATTGCAAATGTAACAATAAACAGAAGATCATATTTCGTCAAGAACTTTTATAAAATAGAAAATCCGATTGGCAAACTAATTCCGGAAACTCCATTGGAAAAGAGCATTATGAATAAATGCTTTATAGAAATAAAAGACATATTTTCCGGAAAAATTATTATTGGAATTTCGAGTAAGTATGCTCTCTTTCGGCAGATTCAATTGCCGCGCCTTAGTAAGAGAGAATTAAAAGAGGCTATATTTTGGGAAACTCAAGAGTTTTTGGCAACTTTTGGCATGAAATTTATCAGCGATTATGAGGTTTTATACCACGGCAAAAATACTTGCAGTATATTAATAGCAGCAGTGCCGGAAGGCATAGCAAAAAATTATGCCAAGATTGCTTTAGACGCCGGTATTTTTCCAAATTCCCTAGATGTATATCCTCTTGCAAATGCTTGTGTAATTCAGGTTCAAAAAAATTATGACCCAATTGCTATAATTGATTTGGATTTTGATTATAGCGAAATAACGATTTTAAATGACGGGGAAATTATTCTAGTAAGAAACCTTGATTTTTTTAATATAAACGAAGCTGATAAGCAAGCTGATTGGGAAAACATAGATTCTTTTCCTATGTCATATAAAAATTTTATAATTGAAATCTCAAGGACTTTCGAATTTTATATGCGAAATGGCGGGCAAAAAATTGAAAAAATAGTTATTGCGGGAGAAGGAAGCAAATCAAAGTACTGTAAGGCCGTACTTGAAAAACACTTTCATGTTGAAGTTTTTATGGGAGCGGAATTTGCAGTAGACCATATTTCCGCAAACATAAAGTTAAATTCTGATATATTAGATTATTTCAGTGCAATCGGTCTTGCGTTAAGAGGTAGGTAA